The following nucleotide sequence is from Saccharomyces kudriavzevii IFO 1802 strain IFO1802 genome assembly, chromosome: 5.
GGGCCCGACCGAGGAACGCAATACCGTAGTGGATTATTTGCTCATTCAGATGCCGATTTGAAAGAGCTAactaaaataaaaatggaatggcaacaaaaatggaataatAAGATTGCCACCGTTATTGAACcaatcaagaatttttatGACGCTGAGGAGTTCCATCAATTATACCTAGATAAGAACCCAGAAGGATATGCATGCCCCACACATTATTTGAGGGATATTTAGGGTCTTGGTATGTGAATACCTTTACCTATGAAttaaaataaagaaaaggtcAAGTGAATGGATGAAATATTTACTGTTGAAGAatttattatatatatatataggtATACAGGATCTATCTTTTGATAACATAACTTAATATCCCGGGTATTATCAGTAAATGAATATTGTGCCAGGATCGTTAGCAGTTATCGTTATTGTTTCTTATATTTGTGATTTATTTTAAGCTTTTTAATGATCAAACCGTTGAGTCtttgaacaagaaaagatatgaaaaaaaaaaactgaaacGGGGACTGAATTGAATCAGTATCTGTAGTGATCAGCCTTGAATGGACCTTCTTCTGGAATACCCAAGTATTCAGATTGGACTTTGCTCAATTCGGTCAACTTAACACCCAAGTTACCCAAGTGGAATTTAGCAACAGCTTCATCCAAGATCTTTGGCAAAACATGAACACCAATTTCAAATGGACCAGTCTTCTGGAATTCAATGTGTCTTTCTCTGAAAGATTTGTCATCAGACTTGAACAAAGCAATTTGAGCTAAGACTTGGTTGGAGAATGAACAAGACATGACGAAAGAGGAGTGGCCAGTAGCACAACCTAGGTTGACCAATCTACCGTTAGCCAACAAAATGACGTGTCTATCGGAGGACAACAAGTAACGGTCGACTTGTGGCTTGATGTTAATACATTCCTTAGCGTTAGCCTTCAACCATGCGACATCAATTTCGATATCAAAATGACCAATATTACAAACAATGGCATCTTCTGGCATGTTGATGAAATGTTCACCATTGATAATGTCCCTACAACCAGTAGTGGTAACAAAGACTTGACCAACGTGTGATGCGTCTTCCATGGTAACAACTTGGTAGCCTTCCATGGCAGCTTGTAGGGCGTTAATTGGGTCGATTTCAGTAACCAAAACACGGGCACCCATCCCTCTTAAAGCGGCAGCACAACCCTTACCAACATCACCGTAACCAGCAACGACGGCGACCTTACCAGCCAACATGACATCGGTGGCTCTCTTGATACCATCGATCAAAGATTCTCTACAGCCGTACAAGTTATCGAACTTGGACTTAGTAACGGAATCGTTGACGTTGATAGCTGGGACCTTCAGCTTACCTTCCTTGACCATTCTGTATAAGTGATGAACACCAGTGGTAGTTTCTTCAGAAACACCAAAACAGTCATCCAACATTTCTGGGTGCTTTTCATGGACTAAAGTAGTCAAATCACCACCGTCATCCAAGAT
It contains:
- the SAH1 gene encoding adenosylhomocysteinase (similar to Saccharomyces cerevisiae SAH1 (YER043C); ancestral locus Anc_3.545) — encoded protein: MSAPAQNYKIADISLAAFGRKEIELAEHEMPGLMAIRRAYGDVQPLKGARIAGCLHMTIQTAVLIETLVALGAEVTWSSCNIYSTQDHAAAAIAASGVPVFAWKGETEEEYLWCIEQQLFAFKDNKKLNLILDDGGDLTTLVHEKHPEMLDDCFGVSEETTTGVHHLYRMVKEGKLKVPAINVNDSVTKSKFDNLYGCRESLIDGIKRATDVMLAGKVAVVAGYGDVGKGCAAALRGMGARVLVTEIDPINALQAAMEGYQVVTMEDASHVGQVFVTTTGCRDIINGEHFINMPEDAIVCNIGHFDIEIDVAWLKANAKECINIKPQVDRYLLSSDRHVILLANGRLVNLGCATGHSSFVMSCSFSNQVLAQIALFKSDDKSFRERHIEFQKTGPFEIGVHVLPKILDEAVAKFHLGNLGVKLTELSKVQSEYLGIPEEGPFKADHYRY